A single region of the Streptomyces sp. NBC_01803 genome encodes:
- a CDS encoding DUF2630 family protein: MDDKDILARVDTLVTEERALRERSVGQGLKEEERTRLIEVEVSLDQCWDLLRQRRARSEFGGNPDEATLRPAPEVEGYEG, from the coding sequence ATGGACGACAAGGACATCCTCGCCCGTGTCGACACGCTCGTGACCGAGGAGCGCGCCCTGCGCGAGCGCTCCGTCGGCCAGGGGCTCAAGGAAGAGGAGCGGACGCGGCTGATCGAGGTCGAGGTGAGCCTCGACCAGTGCTGGGACCTGCTCCGCCAGCGCCGCGCGCGCAGCGAGTTCGGCGGGAACCCGGACGAGGCGACCCTCCGGCCGGCCCCCGAGGTGGAGGGGTACGAGGGCTGA
- a CDS encoding TrmH family RNA methyltransferase yields the protein MAHQRITTRNARFQQWQAQLTNRTKRHRAGEFLIQGVRPISQAVEHGWPIRALLFDASRSPTRWAGGLLRDVSAEKIAMAPELLAELGEKDDGAPELVAVAEMPPDDLARIPVRPGFLGVVFDRPTSPGNIGTIIRSADSFGADGLVVTGHAADVYDPKAVRASTGSLFALPVVRVPSHREVADWLTGARERGVPVTVVGTDESGTTDVAGFDLTGPVLLLIGNETTGLSTAWRELCDTLVRIPMTGSASSLNAANAATVVLYETARQRLAGTAALSSR from the coding sequence GTGGCTCACCAGCGGATCACGACCCGCAACGCCCGCTTCCAGCAGTGGCAGGCCCAGCTCACCAACCGCACCAAGCGGCACCGGGCGGGCGAGTTCCTGATCCAGGGCGTGCGGCCGATCTCGCAGGCCGTCGAGCACGGCTGGCCGATCCGCGCCCTCCTCTTCGACGCGAGCCGCTCCCCGACGCGCTGGGCGGGCGGGCTGCTGCGGGACGTGTCCGCCGAGAAGATCGCCATGGCCCCGGAGTTGCTGGCCGAGCTGGGCGAGAAGGACGACGGCGCACCGGAGTTGGTGGCCGTCGCCGAGATGCCGCCGGACGACCTGGCCCGCATCCCGGTCCGACCGGGCTTCCTCGGCGTCGTGTTCGACCGCCCCACCAGCCCGGGGAACATCGGCACGATCATCCGCTCCGCCGACTCCTTCGGCGCCGACGGCCTGGTGGTGACGGGCCACGCGGCGGACGTGTACGACCCCAAGGCGGTCCGGGCGAGCACCGGTTCGCTGTTCGCGCTGCCGGTGGTGCGGGTCCCGAGCCACCGGGAGGTGGCGGACTGGCTGACGGGCGCCCGCGAACGCGGCGTGCCGGTCACGGTGGTGGGCACGGACGAGTCCGGCACGACGGATGTCGCGGGCTTCGACCTGACCGGCCCGGTCCTCCTGCTGATCGGCAACGAGACGACCGGACTGAGCACGGCCTGGCGCGAGTTGTGCGACACGCTGGTGCGCATCCCGATGACGGGCTCGGCCAGCTCCCTCAACGCGGCGAACGCGGCCACGGTGGTCCTGTACGAAACGGCCCGTCAACGCCTGGCCGGCACCGCCGCCCTCAGCAGCAGATGA